The following are encoded together in the Colius striatus isolate bColStr4 chromosome 5, bColStr4.1.hap1, whole genome shotgun sequence genome:
- the SP8 gene encoding transcription factor Sp8 — MATSLLGEEPRVGSTPLAMLAATCNKIGSPSPSPSALSDSASSFGKGFHPWKRSSSSSSSSAGSCGAVGSGLSGFGVAGAARNGSSAAAAAAAAAAAAAALVSDSFSCGGSPGSSAFSLTSSSAAAAASSPFANDYSVFQAPGSAGGGGGGGGGGGGAAGQEAATHQPVFISKVHTSVEGLQGIYPRVGMAHPYESWFKPSHPGLGAGEVGSAGASSWWDVGAGWIDVQSPNGAAALPGSLHPAAGGLQTSLHSPLGGYNSDYSSLGHSAFSSGASSHLLSPAGQHLMDGFKPVLPGSYPDSAPSPLAGAGGSMLGGGPAAPLAASPRSSARRYSGRATCDCPNCQEAERLGPAGASLRRKGLHSCHIPGCGKVYGKTSHLKAHLRWHTGERPFVCNWLFCGKRFTRSDELQRHLRTHTGEKRFACPVCNKRFMRSDHLSKHVKTHSGPGGAGGPGGGGPGGGPGPGGKKGSDTDSEHSAAGSPPCHSPELLPPPEPGHRNGLE, encoded by the exons ATGGCAACTTCACTTCTAGGG GAGGAACCGCGGGTAGGCTCCACTCCGCTGGCCATGCTCGCCGCGACCTGCAACAAGATCGGCAGCCCCAGTCCTTCGCCGTCCGCACTCTCGGACAGCGCGTCCTCTTTCGGCAAAGGCTTCCACCCCTGGAAacgctcctcctcctcctcctcgtcctcGGCGGGCAGCTGCGGGGCCGTGGGCTCCGGCCTCTCGGGCTTCGGCGTGGCGGGCGCGGCGCGCAACGGCTCctcggcggcggcagcggcggcagcggcggcggcggcggcggccgcacTCGTCTCGGATTCGTTCAGCTGCGGTGGATCGCCGGGCTCCAGCGCCTTCTCCCTCACCTCCAgcagcgcggcggcggccgccagCTCGCCCTTCGCCAACGACTACTCCGTCTTCCAGGCGCCGGGCagcgccggcggcggcggcggcggcgggggcggcggcggtggGGCGGCGGGACAGGAGGCAGCGACTCATCAGCCCGTCTTCATCTCTAAGGTGCACACGTCGgtggaggggctgcagggcattTACCCGCGGGTGGGCATGGCGCACCCCTACGAGTCTTGGTTCAAGCCCTCGCACCCGGGGCTGGGCGCCGGCGAGGTGGGCTCGGCGGGCGCCTCCAGCTGGTGGGACGTGGGCGCCGGCTGGATCGACGTGCAGAGCCCCAACGGGGCGGCCGCACTACCCGGCTCGCTGCACCCGGCGGCCGGTGGCCTCCAGACCTCGCTCCACTCGCCGCTGGGCGGCTACAACTCGGATTACTCGAGCTTGGGCCACTCGGCCTTCAGCAGCGGCGCCTCTTCGCACCTCCTCAGCCCCGCCGGGCAGCATCTCATGGACGGATTTAAGCCGGTACTGCCCGGCTCCTACCCAGACTCGGCCCCCTCGCCGCTGGCTGGCGCCGGGGGCTCCATGCTGGGCGgtggccccgccgcgccgctgGCCGCCTCTCCGCGCTCCTCGGCCCGCCGCTACTCGGGCCGCGCCACCTGCGACTGCCCCAATTGCCAGGAGGCTGAGCGGCTGGGGCCGGCGGGGGCCAGTCTGCGGCGCAAGGGACTGCACAGCTGCCACATCCCCGGCTGCGGCAAGGTCTACGGCAAGACCTCTCACCTGAAGGCGCACCTGCGCTGGCACACGGGCGAGCGGCCCTTCGTCTGCAACTGGCTCTTCTGCGGCAAGCGCTTCACCCGCTCCGACGAGCTGCAGCGGCACTTGCGGACCCATACGGGCGAGAAACGCTTCGCCTGTCCCGTCTGCAACAAGCGCTTCATGCGCAGCGACCACCTCAGCAAGCACGTTAAGACCCACAGCGGCCCCGGCGGTGCCGGTGGCCCCGGCGGtggcggccccggcggcggcccTGGCCCAGGAGGCAAGAAGGGCAGCGACACCGATAGCGAGCACAGCGCGGCCGGCAGCCCGCCCTGCCACTCCCCGGAGCTGCTGCCGCCCCCCGAGCCCGGCCACCGCAACGGCCTGGAGTGA